In one window of Leptospira sp. WS92.C1 DNA:
- a CDS encoding class I SAM-dependent methyltransferase produces MSENQTEGSKLSHNSGDPKVMFRNRLSRMEKHWRKWARKRGIQCFRIYDRDIPQVPVSVDLYGPYCQISSYKNSYEISDEERERENLEIGKIVSEILSLDFDRIFWKKREPKKGKEQYEKQSEKAELLEVNENGLRFFVNLSDYLDTGLFLDHRITRDLVRKEAKGKKFLNLFSYTGSFTVHAASGGAIKSLSIDLSNTYLAWAEENLILNGFSETKHRLLRADVMDWLRKERKEQHREKYDLIVVDPPTFSNSKKMTDIFDIQRDHVEILNTLYRDFALPGAVLYFSTNFRKFELMEKSILWDHVNDVSKQTIPDDFRNDKIHYCWRMEKPN; encoded by the coding sequence ATGTCGGAAAATCAAACGGAAGGGTCCAAGTTGTCGCATAATTCTGGAGATCCGAAAGTTATGTTTCGAAATCGTCTTTCTCGTATGGAAAAACACTGGAGAAAGTGGGCGCGTAAAAGAGGGATCCAGTGTTTTCGGATTTACGATCGAGATATTCCGCAGGTCCCCGTAAGCGTGGATTTATACGGACCTTATTGTCAGATATCTTCTTATAAAAATAGTTATGAAATTTCGGATGAAGAAAGAGAACGTGAAAATCTCGAAATCGGAAAAATCGTTTCCGAAATCTTAAGCTTGGATTTCGACAGGATCTTTTGGAAAAAGAGAGAACCTAAAAAAGGGAAAGAGCAATACGAGAAACAATCCGAAAAAGCCGAACTCCTCGAAGTAAACGAGAACGGTTTGCGCTTCTTTGTAAACTTATCCGATTATCTCGACACCGGGCTTTTTTTGGATCATAGAATCACAAGAGATCTCGTTCGTAAAGAGGCAAAGGGTAAAAAATTTCTAAATTTATTTTCTTATACAGGATCTTTCACTGTCCATGCTGCGTCAGGCGGCGCGATCAAAAGTTTAAGTATCGATCTTTCCAACACATATCTCGCTTGGGCCGAGGAGAATTTAATCCTCAACGGATTTTCGGAAACAAAACATCGGCTTCTCAGAGCGGATGTGATGGATTGGTTGCGCAAAGAAAGAAAAGAACAGCATCGCGAAAAATACGATTTGATCGTAGTGGACCCTCCTACTTTTTCCAATAGCAAGAAAATGACCGATATCTTTGATATACAAAGAGATCACGTCGAAATTTTAAACACGCTTTATCGAGATTTTGCGCTGCCGGGAGCGGTTTTATATTTCTCTACCAATTTTCGTAAATTTGAACTGATGGAAAAATCGATTCT
- a CDS encoding C40 family peptidase: MTIGSAILNGEKSDLDKTALRNFFQEKYGIEIGSENRIQLYQEVYRWLGTPYQDHGTDESGIDCSSFTSKILSKVYGSKLSGPSYTMVSRTSLISKEELREGDLIFFTIYGNKVSHVGIYLKNQKFVHASTKRGVTINSLDEAYYTKYYTSSGRL, encoded by the coding sequence TTGACGATTGGTTCCGCGATCTTAAACGGAGAGAAATCCGATCTTGATAAAACGGCTCTTCGTAATTTTTTTCAAGAAAAATACGGGATTGAAATCGGTTCGGAAAACCGGATCCAATTGTATCAAGAAGTCTATCGTTGGTTAGGGACTCCGTATCAGGATCACGGAACGGACGAATCTGGAATTGACTGTTCCAGTTTTACGAGTAAAATTTTATCCAAGGTCTACGGATCCAAACTCAGCGGACCGAGTTATACGATGGTTTCGAGAACCAGTCTGATTTCAAAAGAAGAACTCAGAGAAGGGGATTTGATCTTTTTTACAATTTACGGTAACAAAGTCAGTCATGTAGGAATTTATCTCAAAAATCAAAAATTTGTTCACGCTTCCACAAAACGCGGAGTGACCATCAATTCGTTGGACGAAGCTTATTATACAAAATACTATACTTCATCGGGAAGACTTTAA
- a CDS encoding alpha/beta fold hydrolase — protein MIVLYSKKQKNLKKTKSVSKFKTTFVKNGTLNLFLKYNTTALERPERETILFIHGYPDEHSTWDHQLNKLSKDFNVGAFDLRGAGNSTKPLKQKDYNAREIFTDISAVIRFLGNGKPLHLVAHDWGALLSWSYIGDLEYSKMILSYTAMGGPHPIIARNLMFRYFFSLSTKKIWTAIKQSFKSWYIVFFQIPWLPGFLIRIFPMLIWNYLMRAAEIPQDDIMRKFTKEDIFKSALYPINLYRELIVGKSYPTPKHISVPVRLLIPARDMAISPECYDSHQDVCEVLEISVVDSNHWIQKEHPGFVSDQIRNFTARNSNRRKKI, from the coding sequence ATGATTGTTTTGTATTCTAAAAAACAAAAGAACCTGAAAAAAACAAAATCGGTTTCAAAGTTTAAGACGACATTCGTCAAAAACGGAACTCTCAATCTGTTTTTAAAATACAATACGACCGCTTTGGAACGACCCGAAAGAGAAACGATTCTTTTTATACACGGTTATCCGGACGAACATTCGACTTGGGATCATCAGTTGAATAAATTATCCAAAGATTTCAACGTGGGCGCATTTGACCTAAGAGGCGCGGGCAATTCCACCAAACCTTTGAAACAAAAGGATTACAATGCGCGCGAAATTTTTACTGATATTTCGGCTGTAATCAGATTTTTGGGGAATGGAAAACCGTTGCATTTGGTGGCTCACGATTGGGGAGCTCTTTTGTCGTGGAGCTATATTGGAGATTTAGAATATTCTAAAATGATTCTTTCTTATACCGCAATGGGCGGTCCGCATCCGATCATTGCGAGAAATTTGATGTTTCGGTATTTTTTCAGCTTGAGCACCAAGAAGATCTGGACCGCGATCAAACAATCCTTCAAATCCTGGTATATCGTTTTTTTTCAGATTCCCTGGCTTCCCGGTTTTTTGATAAGAATCTTCCCAATGCTGATTTGGAACTATCTGATGCGAGCCGCCGAAATTCCCCAAGACGATATTATGCGAAAATTTACCAAAGAAGATATATTCAAGAGTGCTCTTTATCCGATAAATCTCTATCGAGAATTGATCGTCGGCAAGTCTTATCCGACTCCGAAACATATCTCCGTGCCGGTTCGTTTATTAATTCCGGCACGGGATATGGCAATCAGTCCCGAATGTTATGATTCTCATCAAGACGTTTGCGAGGTTTTAGAAATATCCGTTGTGGATTCAAACCATTGGATTCAGAAAGAACATCCGGGTTTTGTGAGCGATCAGATTCGAAATTTTACGGCTCGGAATTCGAATCGAAGGAAAAAAATATAA
- a CDS encoding SDR family NAD(P)-dependent oxidoreductase yields the protein MSKLKDKTILITGANGGFGRELTKQLLEKGANVILTDLKAPLAESDFYLYRKWDMNFKNGSNSKNAGKILGTFSGDLQTQKGCKEVYQNTLKISSRGVDVLINNAGLAFKGGLLDVPDKNWNLILDVNLYAPIHLSRLFVPAMLERKQGQIVNLSSVAGQVAPGELIYYSISKFGIRAMGEAMDADLRKRGIAVTNIYPFFADTGILKSQQFGKQQEVPLSIVDSPVAVVKAIVRGMEKRKLHVFPGIKSKAISFFNRMTPNIVHKVTSLSDRF from the coding sequence ATGAGTAAACTGAAAGACAAAACCATCTTGATTACCGGAGCCAACGGAGGTTTCGGAAGGGAATTGACAAAACAACTTTTAGAAAAGGGAGCTAACGTGATTCTTACGGATCTAAAAGCTCCTCTTGCGGAATCCGATTTTTATCTGTATCGGAAATGGGATATGAATTTTAAAAACGGTTCCAATTCTAAAAACGCAGGTAAAATCCTCGGAACTTTTTCCGGAGATCTGCAAACCCAGAAAGGATGTAAAGAGGTATATCAAAATACTTTAAAGATCTCTTCGAGAGGGGTGGATGTCCTGATCAACAACGCCGGTCTTGCGTTTAAGGGCGGGCTTTTGGATGTTCCGGATAAAAATTGGAATCTTATCTTGGACGTGAATCTCTACGCCCCGATTCATCTGAGCAGATTATTTGTTCCCGCGATGTTGGAAAGAAAACAAGGACAGATTGTAAACTTGTCTTCGGTTGCGGGTCAAGTCGCTCCGGGCGAATTGATTTATTATTCCATTTCCAAGTTTGGAATCCGTGCGATGGGAGAAGCGATGGACGCGGATCTTCGCAAACGAGGAATCGCAGTGACGAATATCTATCCGTTTTTTGCGGACACTGGAATTTTGAAATCGCAGCAATTCGGAAAACAACAAGAGGTTCCGTTGTCGATTGTGGACAGTCCGGTCGCGGTTGTAAAAGCGATCGTTCGAGGAATGGAAAAAAGAAAGCTGCATGTGTTTCCCGGAATTAAATCCAAGGCCATCAGTTTTTTCAATCGAATGACTCCCAATATAGTGCATAAGGTTACGAGTTTAAGCGACCGATTTTAA
- a CDS encoding M24 family metallopeptidase, with protein MSKEYYSSVDLDDFKNVQKLAYDAVESVAGRLVEGMTEKTAASLIDSYIRERGGKNFFHYGFAWFGDRTAFRGFRRPLTWKRIGGDGVLPHWGFQFQPSDRKLKEGMAVILDVAPNVKGVTADVGYSFSFGENAAVKQGRLDLREFRSLILGLVRAEKTMGEIYRSCNDLIVELGYNNCHTIYPNGVLGHKVGKIPAWNVPAGRLLGFPPQTFLYLVPQILKGFFSASSNASPLWGEFTKSRVDAGLWAVEPHIGKIYSDSKAEESFGVKWEEILVVSDTDVYWLDEDLPHVHFWKDQEKTKTGKKTIPIFKTKKNSKTKTGVA; from the coding sequence ATGTCGAAAGAATATTATTCGTCTGTGGATTTGGATGATTTTAAGAATGTGCAAAAACTTGCATACGATGCGGTGGAATCGGTGGCCGGCCGGCTCGTAGAGGGCATGACCGAAAAGACCGCGGCATCGTTGATCGATTCGTATATCCGCGAAAGAGGCGGAAAAAATTTCTTTCATTACGGATTTGCCTGGTTTGGAGACCGAACCGCGTTTCGAGGATTTCGAAGACCTCTCACATGGAAACGAATCGGAGGAGACGGAGTTCTTCCGCACTGGGGGTTTCAATTTCAACCTTCCGATCGTAAGTTAAAAGAGGGAATGGCGGTGATCTTAGACGTTGCGCCTAACGTGAAAGGTGTGACGGCCGACGTCGGTTATTCTTTTTCTTTTGGGGAAAATGCGGCGGTCAAACAAGGCAGATTGGATCTTCGAGAATTTCGCTCCTTGATTTTAGGTTTGGTCCGCGCCGAAAAAACTATGGGAGAAATTTATCGCAGTTGCAACGATCTCATCGTCGAGCTGGGGTATAACAATTGTCATACGATTTATCCGAACGGAGTTCTCGGTCATAAGGTGGGAAAGATTCCCGCCTGGAATGTTCCTGCGGGACGACTTCTCGGATTTCCACCGCAGACGTTTTTGTATCTTGTGCCTCAGATTCTTAAAGGATTTTTTTCAGCTTCCTCTAATGCTTCACCGCTTTGGGGAGAATTTACGAAATCTCGCGTCGATGCGGGGCTTTGGGCGGTGGAACCTCATATCGGAAAGATCTATTCCGATTCCAAGGCGGAGGAAAGTTTCGGAGTGAAATGGGAAGAGATTCTCGTTGTGAGTGATACGGATGTGTATTGGCTCGACGAAGATCTTCCTCACGTTCATTTTTGGAAGGATCAAGAAAAGACAAAGACCGGCAAAAAGACGATTCCGATTTTCAAAACGAAAAAAAATTCCAAAACAAAGACGGGGGTCGCATGA
- a CDS encoding helix-turn-helix domain-containing protein, protein MSLQFLIQLGPGYCILLFFTELAKHKRGEGFTGMFLLALILASVEFRIGLVLIPGTGLHPFLWIFFFSSLLAMGPALLLVVGRMLQFTLEKQIPLKRHFLPAYIVVIVELVFFLFPVSARSELIQDAFVNRGRNPISLLIGVGYLHLTFYCVYSVYLFWKVFREIDLHLSRLASWILLITISAIQLSGIGFFFNLPRLFAFASVLMTLGNGLVFVFSARYPNFFISLKSEFQQKRYEKTQLGGINLDAIRLRLAELMEEERLYRDEELRMQDVAERLLITPHQVSRILNETFGKNFNEFINGYRVQEAKKILLEEPDKTVLSIGFEVGFNTKSTFNAQFLKIAGMTPAEWRKKI, encoded by the coding sequence ATGAGCCTTCAATTTTTGATTCAACTCGGCCCGGGTTATTGTATCCTCCTTTTTTTTACGGAGCTGGCCAAACACAAACGCGGAGAAGGGTTTACCGGAATGTTTCTCCTCGCTCTGATCCTGGCCTCGGTGGAATTTCGGATCGGCCTGGTTCTGATTCCGGGAACGGGTCTTCATCCGTTTCTCTGGATCTTTTTCTTTTCTTCGCTTCTCGCAATGGGACCGGCGTTACTTCTCGTTGTGGGAAGGATGTTGCAGTTTACGCTGGAAAAACAAATTCCCCTCAAAAGACATTTTTTACCGGCCTATATTGTCGTTATCGTGGAGTTGGTTTTCTTTTTGTTTCCGGTTTCAGCCAGATCGGAGCTCATCCAAGACGCTTTTGTAAATCGGGGAAGAAATCCGATCTCTCTTTTGATCGGAGTCGGATATCTGCATCTCACTTTCTACTGTGTCTATTCGGTGTATCTTTTTTGGAAGGTGTTTCGGGAAATCGATCTACATCTTTCTCGGTTGGCTTCCTGGATTCTTTTGATCACCATCTCGGCGATTCAACTTTCCGGGATCGGATTCTTTTTCAATCTTCCGCGTCTTTTTGCGTTCGCATCCGTGCTTATGACTTTGGGGAATGGACTCGTCTTTGTATTTTCTGCGAGATATCCGAACTTCTTTATTTCCTTAAAGTCGGAATTTCAACAGAAGAGATACGAAAAGACCCAGCTCGGCGGGATCAATCTGGATGCGATTCGACTTCGACTTGCGGAGTTGATGGAAGAGGAACGATTGTATCGGGACGAGGAATTGAGAATGCAAGATGTGGCGGAACGACTTTTGATCACTCCACATCAAGTTTCGCGGATTCTCAACGAAACGTTTGGAAAGAATTTTAACGAGTTTATCAACGGATATCGGGTTCAGGAGGCGAAAAAAATTCTTCTGGAAGAACCGGACAAAACCGTTTTGTCGATCGGGTTCGAAGTCGGTTTCAATACAAAGTCCACTTTCAACGCGCAGTTTCTCAAGATTGCGGGAATGACTCCGGCGGAATGGAGAAAAAAAATCTAA
- a CDS encoding citrate/2-methylcitrate synthase, translating into MSEFIEIKVGEKSYQLPLIAGTDGKKGIDIRELHQKTGLISYDPGFFNTAYAVSRISRRDPDSGDLHYRGYDVADLVQRSTFVETSYLLIYGKLPTEQQLKDFSLKLSKHSLIHEDMINLFDGFPGKGHPLAVLSVMVTSLSSYYPEEYEESLDKGIDHSARLLAKIRTIAAFSYKKIVGQPFVYPLDKHPYCTNFLYMLFSIPSKDYVPSEDFDRILNQFWILYADHEQNVSNTTVQVIGSTQANLFASISSAINALWGSREGGRQVAAVGLIEDIIKSRKTVAEYFEKFKGDSERLFSNGFGHKAYDAKSRRAIIAGKLFHEFYKKNPIGPIAEVALKIDEYMQNDEYYINQNLYPNLEFYSAVIFNSLGIPKELFTAMQVIGKLPGWLAHWREQRVSGNYSKARPKQIYTGEMGRKYVPLSER; encoded by the coding sequence ATGAGTGAATTCATTGAAATCAAAGTCGGGGAGAAATCCTATCAGCTCCCTCTGATCGCAGGAACCGATGGAAAAAAAGGAATCGATATCCGTGAACTCCATCAAAAAACCGGTCTCATTTCGTACGACCCTGGATTCTTTAATACCGCCTATGCAGTGAGTCGTATTTCCAGAAGGGATCCGGATTCCGGAGATCTACACTACAGAGGTTACGATGTTGCGGATCTTGTTCAACGTTCCACCTTTGTCGAAACGAGTTATCTTTTGATCTATGGAAAACTTCCCACAGAACAACAGCTCAAGGATTTTTCCTTAAAACTTTCCAAACATTCTCTGATCCACGAAGACATGATCAACCTCTTCGACGGATTTCCGGGAAAAGGTCACCCGCTCGCGGTTCTTTCGGTGATGGTGACTTCTCTTTCCAGTTATTATCCGGAAGAATACGAAGAATCCTTGGACAAGGGAATCGATCATTCCGCAAGACTTCTGGCAAAGATCAGAACGATCGCTGCCTTTAGTTATAAAAAAATCGTAGGTCAACCGTTCGTCTATCCTTTGGACAAACATCCGTATTGTACAAACTTTCTTTATATGCTGTTTTCCATTCCTTCCAAGGACTACGTTCCTTCGGAAGATTTTGATCGGATTCTCAATCAGTTTTGGATCTTGTATGCGGATCACGAACAAAACGTTTCCAACACCACGGTTCAAGTTATCGGTTCGACTCAGGCAAACTTATTCGCATCCATCTCTTCAGCGATCAACGCGCTTTGGGGATCCAGAGAAGGCGGACGCCAGGTGGCCGCGGTGGGCTTAATCGAAGACATCATCAAATCCAGAAAGACGGTCGCGGAATACTTCGAGAAGTTCAAAGGCGATTCCGAAAGATTGTTTTCCAACGGGTTCGGACACAAGGCGTATGACGCAAAAAGCAGAAGAGCGATCATAGCCGGAAAACTGTTTCACGAATTTTACAAAAAAAATCCGATCGGTCCGATCGCGGAAGTCGCTCTCAAGATTGACGAATATATGCAGAATGATGAATATTATATCAATCAAAATCTGTATCCGAATCTGGAATTTTACAGCGCGGTGATCTTTAACTCTTTGGGAATTCCGAAAGAACTCTTTACCGCGATGCAAGTGATCGGAAAACTTCCGGGCTGGCTCGCTCACTGGAGAGAACAAAGAGTTTCCGGAAATTACAGCAAGGCTCGTCCAAAACAAATCTACACCGGAGAGATGGGAAGAAAATACGTTCCACTCTCGGAAAGATAA
- a CDS encoding nucleotidyltransferase domain-containing protein, giving the protein MSREELIEKIRFAIAETAIRAYLFGSVVRNEEHAYSDVDLILLTNTDLSFLKRQELFPELFRLPIEMNLFVYTEEEWEKIRDQSQFPGFWKSAFADMISIL; this is encoded by the coding sequence ATGAGCAGGGAAGAATTGATCGAGAAAATCCGATTTGCAATCGCCGAGACGGCGATCCGAGCTTATCTATTTGGAAGTGTTGTCAGAAACGAAGAACACGCCTATAGCGATGTGGATTTGATCCTTCTTACCAATACAGATCTTTCTTTTTTGAAAAGACAAGAACTCTTTCCTGAGCTATTTCGACTTCCGATCGAAATGAACCTTTTTGTTTATACCGAAGAAGAATGGGAAAAGATCCGAGATCAAAGTCAATTCCCCGGGTTTTGGAAGTCGGCCTTTGCCGATATGATTTCAATTTTGTAA
- a CDS encoding cytochrome-c peroxidase — MKQSAMSAFLFALLGTVLLSCGPSEKAKKLIDDSKKIFGTIPEKMPGGEADTPELVQLGEKLYFEKRLSANDTQACNSCHNVVGKGAGVDNLPTSPGAFGKNGDRNSPTVLNAGYHLAQFWDGRAKDLKEQAKGPILNPIEMAMPSAAEVEKKIGAIAEYQDLFAKAYPKDEKKITYENLAGAIAAFERTLITKDRFDDFQRGDSKALSEEEQEGLETFLATGCTACHVGPLIGGNSFRKLGQVNPYENTLDKGRLGVTKNPADAFVFKVPSLRNVAITGPYFHDGKVATLEEAVKKMARLQLGKDLSEADTKSIATFLKTLTDKNRSN, encoded by the coding sequence ATGAAACAATCTGCAATGAGTGCGTTTTTGTTCGCGCTTCTCGGTACCGTGTTGCTGTCCTGTGGCCCGTCTGAAAAGGCGAAGAAGTTAATCGATGATTCCAAAAAGATCTTTGGAACCATCCCTGAAAAAATGCCCGGTGGGGAAGCCGATACCCCGGAGCTGGTTCAACTGGGTGAGAAGTTATATTTTGAGAAGAGGCTTTCCGCAAACGACACTCAGGCCTGTAATTCCTGTCACAATGTGGTCGGTAAGGGGGCAGGGGTGGATAATTTGCCAACTTCTCCCGGAGCATTTGGAAAGAATGGGGACAGAAATTCTCCAACTGTTTTGAACGCAGGTTATCACTTGGCTCAGTTTTGGGATGGAAGAGCGAAAGATCTCAAAGAACAAGCAAAGGGTCCGATTCTAAACCCTATAGAAATGGCTATGCCTTCCGCTGCGGAGGTGGAAAAGAAAATCGGCGCGATTGCCGAGTATCAGGATTTATTCGCAAAGGCATATCCTAAAGATGAGAAAAAGATTACGTATGAAAATCTCGCAGGGGCCATTGCGGCTTTCGAGAGAACTCTGATAACCAAGGATCGTTTTGACGATTTCCAAAGAGGGGATTCCAAGGCGCTTTCCGAAGAAGAGCAAGAAGGCCTGGAAACGTTTCTCGCGACCGGTTGCACCGCTTGTCACGTCGGACCGCTAATCGGTGGGAACTCCTTCCGAAAACTGGGGCAAGTCAATCCGTATGAAAATACCTTGGATAAGGGACGTTTGGGAGTGACCAAAAATCCGGCGGATGCGTTTGTCTTTAAAGTTCCTTCTCTCCGGAATGTGGCAATCACAGGACCCTATTTCCATGACGGCAAAGTAGCCACTCTAGAAGAAGCGGTCAAAAAAATGGCACGTTTACAACTTGGAAAGGATCTTTCCGAGGCCGATACAAAGTCGATTGCGACTTTCTTGAAGACGTTGACCGATAAGAACCGGTCCAATTAA
- a CDS encoding MBL fold metallo-hydrolase — protein MPPYEKEPFPGLFTIDCDYIFPGVACAYLVVEGKEAAFIENNTNHSVPILLEELNKAGLTPEDVKYIIITHVHLDHAGGTGLLAKHCPNAIILAHPKAAKHLIHPERLIQSSKAVYGEENYKKLYGEILPVPAERVKSPADGEEIQWGKRIFKFYYTKGHANHHFCIYDSLSNGIFTGDSFGLGYREFAVGKNPILYPSTTPTDFDAEEAMSTVDTILSTGADKAYLTHFGVWKDLKSGARQMKQGLHAMQNILSSGERSGLEGEPLLEFCTGRVRAYLEREVSTQGISLGEKEEMLLGFDSKINAQGLVFQIERKKRKNG, from the coding sequence ATGCCGCCATACGAGAAAGAACCTTTTCCCGGTTTATTTACGATCGACTGCGATTACATCTTTCCCGGAGTTGCCTGTGCTTATCTTGTGGTCGAAGGCAAGGAAGCCGCTTTTATAGAAAACAATACAAATCATTCAGTTCCCATTCTTCTGGAAGAATTGAACAAGGCCGGTCTTACGCCGGAAGACGTGAAATATATCATCATCACACACGTTCATCTCGATCATGCGGGAGGGACGGGCTTGCTTGCAAAACATTGTCCGAATGCGATCATACTCGCGCATCCGAAAGCGGCAAAACATTTGATTCATCCAGAGCGTTTGATCCAGAGCTCGAAAGCAGTTTACGGCGAAGAAAATTATAAAAAACTTTACGGAGAGATTCTTCCGGTTCCTGCGGAACGGGTGAAAAGTCCTGCGGACGGAGAAGAAATCCAGTGGGGAAAAAGAATATTCAAATTTTATTATACAAAAGGTCACGCAAATCATCATTTTTGTATTTATGATTCTTTGAGTAACGGAATTTTTACCGGAGATTCATTCGGGCTCGGATACAGAGAGTTTGCGGTGGGAAAAAATCCGATCTTATATCCCTCCACAACTCCGACCGATTTTGACGCCGAAGAGGCGATGAGCACTGTGGATACGATTCTATCCACCGGAGCGGATAAGGCTTACTTGACCCATTTCGGAGTTTGGAAGGATTTAAAATCCGGAGCCCGCCAGATGAAACAGGGACTGCACGCGATGCAGAACATCCTGTCCTCCGGAGAAAGATCGGGTCTCGAAGGAGAGCCCCTTTTGGAATTTTGCACCGGAAGGGTTCGGGCTTATTTGGAAAGGGAAGTTTCCACTCAGGGAATTTCATTGGGGGAAAAAGAAGAGATGCTTCTTGGGTTTGATTCTAAGATCAACGCGCAAGGTTTGGTGTTTCAGATCGAAAGGAAAAAACGGAAGAATGGCTGA